The following is a genomic window from Pseudomonas sp. FP2335.
TGCTTGTGGCCGGCGTCGTCGATGTTCATCGGGTGCACCACCAGGAAGTTCGGTGCGTGTTTGCGGCGCAGGCTTTCGGCGTCGGCAAACAGGTGGGAGTCTGGGTAGTGGTCATGCCAGTAGAAATGCCCGTGCTGGATCGCCAGTGCCTTGTCGTCGGTATGACGGTCGCGGGCGGCGAGGAAGGGGGTGCGGTTATACAACTCGCTGACCCAGTGGTAAGCCGCCGCTGCGGTGGACAGACCGGCATCGGTGGCGTAATGGAAAATGCTGCGCTGGTTGGACAGGCGCGAGACGTTGTTGTGGACGATGCCGCTCTGGATCGGAGGCACGCCGGTGAGTATGCATTCATACAGCGGGCGGGACAGGGCGGGCAGTTCACATTCCAGCTTGTAGAGGGCTGCGCGTCCTGCGCCGACATAGGCCTGCAAGTGCCCCATGGCGTGCCTTGCAACCTCGAAGTTGAGGCCGTCGAGCACGACAAGGATGACATTGTGCTTCATGGGGGGAGGCGCTCCGCAACAGTAGGCTTGACTCAATTTCTCTGACACAACCGGACCAAATTGTGGGAGCAGGCAAGCCAGCTCCCACACCGACCGCATTTCAGGTTTGTTATTTCATCTCTACGATGACTTGCTCGTTCCACAGTTGTGGCAGCTTCTTGGCAGTCGCTTCCCAGGCGTCGGCATCCTTGATCG
Proteins encoded in this region:
- a CDS encoding alkaline phosphatase family protein — its product is MKHNVILVVLDGLNFEVARHAMGHLQAYVGAGRAALYKLECELPALSRPLYECILTGVPPIQSGIVHNNVSRLSNQRSIFHYATDAGLSTAAAAYHWVSELYNRTPFLAARDRHTDDKALAIQHGHFYWHDHYPDSHLFADAESLRRKHAPNFLVVHPMNIDDAGHKHGLDTPQYRNSARSADIILADYLQAWLDAGYQVLVTADHGMNNDRSHNGLLAQEREVPLFVFGDAFSLDPNATPKQTDLCGTVCELLGAPHDKPVCRELLK